One part of the Macaca mulatta isolate MMU2019108-1 chromosome 6, T2T-MMU8v2.0, whole genome shotgun sequence genome encodes these proteins:
- the GPR150 gene encoding putative G-protein coupled receptor 150 gives MEDLFSPSILPPAPNLSVPILLGWGLNLTLGQGAPASGPPSRRIRLVFLGVILVVAVAGNTTVLCRLCGGGGGPWAGPKRRKMDFLLVQLALADLYACGGTALSQLAWELLGEPRAATGDLACRFLQLLQASGRGASAHLVVLIALERQRAVRRPQGRPLPARALAALGWLLALLLALPPAFVVRGDSPSPLPPPPPPPSSQPGAPPAARAWPGHRRCRGIFAPLPRWHLQVYAFYEAVAGFAAPVTVLGVACGHLLSVWWRRRPQAPAAAAPRSASPGRAPAPSVLPRAKVQSLKMSLLLALLFVGCELPYFAARLAAAWSSGPAGDWEGEGLSAALRVVGMANSALNPFVYLFFQAGECRLWRRLRRRLGSLCCAPQGGGEDEEGPRGHQALYRQRWPHPHYHHARREPLDEGGLRPPPPRPRPLPCSCESAF, from the coding sequence ATGGAGGATCTCTTTAGCCCCTCAATTCTGCCGCCGGCGCCCAACCTCTCCGTGCCCATTTTGCTTGGCTGGGGTCTCAACCTGACCTTGGGGCAGGGAGCCCCAGCCTCTGGGCCGCCCAGCCGCCGCATCCGCCTGGTGTTCCTGGGGGTCATCCTGGTGGTGGCGGTGGCAGGCAACACTACAGTGCTGTGCCGCCtgtgcggcggcggcggcgggccctGGGCGGGCCCCAAGCGTCGCAAGATGGACTTCCTACTGGTGCAGCTGGCCCTGGCGGACCTGTACGCGTGCGGGGGCACGGCGCTGTCGCAGCTGGCCTGGGAACTGCTGGGCGAGCCCCGCGCGGCCACGGGCGACCTGGCGTGCCGCTTCCTGCAGCTGCTGCAGGCATCCGGGCGGGGTGCCTCGGCCCACCTCGTGGTGCTCATCGCCCTCGAGCGCCAGCGCGCAGTGCGTCGTCCGCAGGGCCGGCCGCTGCCCGCGCGTGCCCTCGCCGCCCTGGGCTGGCTGCTGGCGCTGCTGCTGGCGCTGCCCCCGGCCTTCGTGGTGCGCGGGGACTCCCCctcgccgctgccgccgccgccgccgccaccgtcCTCGCAGCCCGGAGCGCCCCCGGCGGCCCGCGCCTGGCCGGGGCATCGTCGCTGCCGCGGGATCTTCGCGCCCCTGCCGCGCTGGCACCTGCAGGTCTACGCGTTCTACGAGGCCGTCGCAGGCTTCGCCGCGCCTGTCACGGTCCTGGGCGTAGCTTGCGGCCACCTACTCTCCGTCTGGTGGCGGCGCCGGCCGCAGGCCCCTGCGGCTGCAGCGCCCCGGTCGGCGAGTCCAGGccgagcccctgcacccagcgtGCTGCCCCGTGCCAAGGTGCAGAGCCTGAAGATGAGCCTGCTGCTGGCGCTGCTGTTCGTGGGCTGCGAGCTGCCCTACTTTGCCGCCCGGCTGGCGGCCGCGTGGTCGTCCGGGCCCGCGGGAGACTGGGAGGGAGAGGGCCTGTCGGCTGCGCTGCGCGTCGTGGGGATGGCCAACAGCGCTCTCAATCCCTTCGTCTACCTCTTCTTCCAGGCTGGCGAGTGCCGGCTGTGGCGACGGCTGCGGAGGCGCCTGGGCTCTCTCTGCTGCGCGCCGCAGGGAGGCGGGGAGGACGAGGAGGGGCCCAGGGGCCACCAAGCGCTCTACCGCCAACGCTGGCCCCACCCTCATTATCACCATGCTCGGCGGGAACCGCTGGACGAGGGCGGCTTGCGCCCACCCCCTCCGCGCCCCAGACCCCTGCCCTGCTCCTGCGAAAGCGCCTTCTAG